The genomic stretch GGGTTACAAACACCTGGGCTGAATGAACACCCAATAGCCTCTCAGACTGTATGGATTTATTTGGTTTGTGAAAAACGAAACCCAACAACATGACAAATCAAGTAAAAATAATAAACCCAAAACTGGGTTCGTTTGAGCCAACGCCTACTTCTTTCCCAAATCAGCATTCCCCCCTTTTTACAGAACAACAACGCCTACCGTACAGAAGCACCACGAGATAACCCCAAAGCCTTTGCTTCCAATTTCGATTATACAACGCAAATGGAAAAAAGGGTGATACCAGTGATGGATTCGAACAACGACAAACAAATAGCGGTAAACAAAATAGAACGTATAAAGAGAAAGTGATTACCTGTGAACCCGCGGACGTGACGACGATTTGGTCGATTTGGTCTTCCTCTGAACTGTCCCCGCCTCCTTCTCTTAGCAGTCGTCGCTCCAGGCAATTTCACTCGGTTGAGTTTTTATGCACTGTGCCAAAGCATACTGTGAGATTGATGAGAAATTTCGTAGCCGCCCACCCCCCTCACTGATTCTCTTCCTCTCTATTTATCTCTTGCAGATAGGGTTTCAATTGGTATTGGGTTCCAAAAGAGCACCTCTGTAAAACTCCTTTTGATCCTCAGAAATTGGGTTGTCCTGTTTATTGTTAAATTCGACAAAAAAGGTAAACAGGCCTACACGTTCTCTTTGAAATTTGTCTTCATTCCTTTTTCGGGATATTCCCTGAATTACTGCCTTTGCTAATTACTTTATcttttttactgcagtgaattaAATGGAACATGGGTTTGATTACAACTCTGTTTTTTGATCATGTATTCCACATCGAAGTTGTAGTGTCTGATTGTTGCTCTATATGATAGTTCCAATAATCCCAACCATAAATACCAAACAAAAGCTGTTTTTGACAAACTCCTTGTTAATGAGTTTGCTTTTGTTAACAGGAGTTAGGATTGGAATCTGTTATGTTCAGGCTAGGAGTTAGTTGCATTCAACTCACTGAGTTCATGGTGAAACTCAGTTAGTTAGAATCAACTCAGTTGGTTAAGTTGGTTAATGAGTGAGTGAATTAGACTGGCTATTGTAGGTTAGCTTAAGTGGAAATGAACTGAAATAGCTTGAGCAACTAGTTGAACAGGTCACCTCCAATATGTGAGCTTGAGCTTTGTGTTCAAATTAGGATGAGATTGAATTGTTTCTAGTGACCTACTATCCCTGTTGCTGGTTATGATTAATCGCTTCACCTTTTCTTTTGAATTGTGGATGTTGGTAACATAGGTTTGGTTCAGTGTTTCACAAGtctttttcatttcttttgtTACAGCAAGCATGCCTAGATTTGGCTCATCATCACAGCTCAAAGCTTAAACAACTTTGACTTAATGATGCAAGATTAAGGCATGTTTAGCCTACTGTTTCCATAATTGGTTTTTGGTAGTGCACATGGATGAACTCTGTGGAAATGTTCTTCCAACTCAGCATAGGGTAAATTGTTATGTTTGATTTTGCACAGGTTGGCACTAATTGGTTTTGTCTAGTCTGTGAACTCATGTTGTGCCCTTTGCCCAAAGCATTGGTGTGGCTCTAATTGGCTTTGCTTAAGATTAACTATTTATAGGTTTTGCACTGTGGTTTGGTGATCTTAGTAGCAGCTTGATACAGGTTTTCCATGGTTGTGGTCTGCAGGTTCCCTTTGACCTTGGCAAGGTTTTTAGAAGGGTGTGGATTCAGTTTAGGTTCTGTTAATCGTTGAGCATTGTGTTGGTTAGCATGTGAATTGTTTACCATTGGATAATGTTGCAGGGTTGTTATTGTGCGCACATTGGCTTGCAGGATGCTGCTAATTCTAGACCAGACTGTAGCAATGTTAGGTGTGTCCTGAGTTTGCTGATGTTTTGTCCAGTAGATTTTGCCTTGTGCATTATGGCTTCAACTTGCTTCTGCAACAGGGTTTCAACTGGGTTCAGCAGTATGATTCCAACTTGATTTTGCAACATGATTCAGCTTCAGGTTTGCATTAGGCTAGATTTCAAGGGGCTTGGACTTAAACCATGATGTAAGGTCTAGTTTAACAGGTATTCTGCATTATGTTTCTGTCTTTCACCTTGGATACAACCTGTTGTAACTAGCTAATGATGAGGGTTTGCATAACCTAGCAAGTTATTTCATGTTGTTTTGGACTGAACAGTTTGACTAGCCTTCACTAAGAACCTTGGTTGCATGGCTTGGTTTCAATTCCAATATGCAAGATCAATTTGTTATCAGGTAGTTCCATGCCCATTCATACTGATTTATGTATCCCATGGGTTGTGATTTATGTTGTGATTACCTTGACTTGAGTGCATTGCAAACTTCATGGATGACTGTTTCTGTCTTGGTTTTGCAGCAGGATAACTAGCCTGGTTCAGCTAGTATGCGCCCTGGTATGGGAAGTAGCATCATGGTCAATATGGATTGATGACTCAATGTGTGAAGTTGCTCTTGCATTACAGGTTCACATTGATCTCAGGTCACAAAGGTATGGTTATGTTGATTAGTTGGAACACAAATGATAAGGATATGGGGTTGTCATTTGGAAATTGATTGAACTTTGTTATGAAACCTTGCAGGCTGACTGAATGGCTTTTGGATTTCCACTCACATGGAATTTGCCAAGCTGGTATGACACAGGGCTGGAACAAATGGAGTTGTTTGGATTATGGAACTATTATGACTGAACCATGTTAAGTGCTTTCCACTTTTGAACTTCTTTGTAGCTGTTACGCCCTGCTGCTGTTGTGCCTTGTTTTGATGATTATGTTAGATGCCTGCTGCATGTTGTCTTAGCATGATTGTTGCAGCATTGCATTCAACTTCTGATGTTTGCTTGGTTGTGTGCCTGAAACATGACACTATCTAGAACAATAATTTGCACTACATTGCCCTGGTAACTGAGTCTGCTTGCCTTGTTTAGCTGCAGGATTTGTTTAGATGTGTTGTAGCATGCTAGCATGATGATGATGGTATGGTGTTGTTGCAAAGCATTGGGCAATGCAATATGCGTGCAACAGGATTGTCTCCAGATTTCCTGATCAATCCCACGAATCTTCAACACAACAGATGAAAACTTGGACTTCTTTTCTGGTTTTAAATTCACTTTAAATCCCTGGATCTGCTCATCAACATATTGCACAAGAGACCTTCCAGGACTATTCCCTCAGCTGGAACTTCTACTGCGCCCCGTATTAGCCTTCTCAAGAAAGCACTCGACAGGCAAGACCTTAATTGATTGCAATCCTGGGGACCTTGCAAGTAAAGATCTTATATACAGAAATCTAACACGTGAAACAAGCATGGTGTCCATTACTCGCTTTGGTTCCATTTTCCTAATAAAAGAGAAAACAGAATCTCTAATTTCAGCAAGTATCTCATGCTCTCTAGAGGCACCAACTTTGATGACAACAGCCAAAACCAGCATCAAAAGCTTGTTCGCACCGTCGGAAATGGCAGCATGACCTTCATATTGATCTGGATCAAAGTCATTCAGAGCAACAGTAAGATATTCATCTGCAGGGGTAGTCTTGACAATTTCGGAGCCAGATTTAACCAAAGCAATTGTTCCATCATTCTTAGCAGCAGAAGTCAAAGGTGAAGAAAGAGCACTCATCGAATTTGCTACTGTGTTGTTGCTAGTGCCATTCCTTATCGTATTTTGAGGTTGAATATTAACTGATTCACGAGATAATGGACTTGACGGCACGGGTGAagttttagggttttttttggagtttgggttgactttggtcaaagttgaccaaaaagtcaactgttgaccaaagtcaacaattggttaaaattcaattttatttgcatttttctTCTAAATGGACAAATGATTGATGATTGTGGTGAGAATTTTGGGCTTTTGGATTTTGGATTGACTTTGGTCaatgttgaccaaaaagtcaaccgttgaccaaagtcaacaattggtcaaaattgTCAAGACTTGTACCTTTTTTTTTGTAGAATCAAATGTGATGgtttagaatgatgtgaaatgaattgaaatggtttgaaatttgTTTTGCAATTGGTTTATTTTATGACTTGAATGCTTGACTCTGAAAAGAACATGACTTGACTGACAATATAGgttaacaaggccatgaaatgaggGCACAAGATTAGGGTTTGAAAGGGATATCCATGAATCAAGTGGCATGATTGGCAATTGGCTTGTGACACAAGAAGgttggttgtttggatgaccaGGACCATATGAGTATTAGCAATCACGTGAACAACACTATGACTTTGGACcaaaaccaatcctcatataagaccaaagtaaggttaggccaaacatgccaaacaaacataaaaaaattcaggaccaaaatcggaGTATGACtgttgcccctatttaagcgtcttcaactagagaatacgaagcaggacgttcttcatatgatcatagtgggagatggttaaatactaagaagacccggattttgatcatgaatccctatgaaataaataacaatgcctgtcagaatcggcaaagaagcaatctcaaaagaagaatccgtctgtTACGGTGtaaatcggcctgagtaccgaaacagaaagttgacctggataccaaaataaatggtaacacaggaatacccatggcctgaacgccgcacattagtctgaacactaagcatcggaatatgagagtatcaaatgttggtctgatcaccggaaatctggcatgaatgccacttcggtctggataccggaagctggcctgaatgccacaagttgcctcgacctgattgtcggaaacttcttcgatctgaaaatcggaaactggcctgaacgccacttcggtctggataccggaaactggcctgaacgccacttcggtctggataccggaaactggcctgaatgccacaagttgcatcgacctgaatgtcggaaacttctttgatctgaaaatcggaaactggcctgaatgccacttcggtctgaataccggaaactggcctgagtgccacaagttgcatcgacctgaatgtcggcaacttcttcgatctgaaaatcggaaactggcctgaatgccacttcggtttggataccggaaactggcctgaatgctacaagttgcatcgacctgaatgtcggaaacttcttcgatctgaatatcggaaactggcttgaatgccacttcggtctgaataccggaaaattggcctgaatgccacttcggtctgaataccggaaaattggcctgaatgccacttcggtctgaataccggaaaattggcctgaatgccacttcggtctgaataccggaaaaaactggcctgaatgccacttcggtctggataccggaaaaaacttcatgcctgtcagcatcggcaggaatagggaaaatgataattgaggcggcacgtgggcccacgacccatgctggggataataagtcatgaacaaccttcagtctgagcactggaaacaaacttctggcttgtcacttgggatgccgagaatgttttatgcttacatgcgtatgtttgaatttttcaatggcgtaatgctccatgagaatggaaatgctacgcaatttgggaggtgatagtggttctggcaaccataatctacgagagatgactcagcagggggggagcaaacaccgatacggtaccgaggttatgcttccagggaagagatcatcgatctgggattgaaaacatcgatctggcatcgaactccgaggagcagctgcttctgctgggagGATACggtctggcactgtcaactccgctggggatatacagtctggcactgtcaactccgctggggatatacagtctggcactattaactctactagggagtgtatagtctgaaacaaacgcttggggagtacagtggtgagaacctgctggggattgaagaatccaacactctgatcagctctgtagggataagacaccggattcgtctgttggcgacttcactggggaagatattcacgatcatctgcaggggattttaaggaaatgccccgagggtatctgttctgaatagacgatccaaagcacttaaaatttacagcaattttaaatgtttattaagcatgtacctgtaaagcccttatgtgtcatgatgcaatgtttattaaaaattcggacgtcatttttgcaaacaaaacagtaaaatgaaaatgaacacagagatgtactgaataacatgattttattgattgaatggcctctgaataggcatttacatcaggaagcaatccctggaaagaggtaatcgcaaaacaagaattaatctaatggcaatgtgaaatggatttctattgggttccaattctgctatgaccCGCTCGTCTTCAcgatcctccagatgatcagccttctgagaaaggtgattagattgtttcccaccttttgaaagtttccagtcattgacatgagatgagattcagaactaactcagaacgcagtcattcgcttaatccctaacttttgcctggatcgcccttttcgggttttcaatccaccgggatactgtagcggtgtattcgtcgctatatgatctattggttaaaccataagcaaagcatacaatgaatttcgagtcgccaccgcacttttatttatccaaaggactggctaaaaagcgaacaaaagcctaagaagttttacacgtagaaaactaataaaaagatcagagagtctgggtaaggggtaaattacgcaatgggaaggtgttaggcacccactacgtcctaggtactcctagggagcccttttcacacttgttgtataaaattgttatttgttatgacataagtattgtgcaaacatgattggcatgatgagaaaagaatatacaatttttattgtttttgtgtttgaacggatgaacccgttgcctacgtaccttccatcaaaggtaaggatcaaaacgccgtagttcggctaaaagatttccaaaagttagtggattcaattttaaacaatagcactgaggctcttcattatcaatgggagaaaactcgaccaagaccaacatccaccatgcgaggatagcttcgacgtactagatgggttaaccctgttttcagtacggaagtcttatagtcgactcacaTAGGATAgggtaagatttacatcaaccacaatgataattgaaacctatggctaatgtgaaaagattaacaatggacaaagccaaaacaattgaatgggtgaagttaattaattgtgattatgaaagtagagtcaaagtatgattaagattgattcaaaagaagtgttatgaaatggagtttgaaaaaagtcaaggacttggggtccaggtttttaatttgaaaacatgaagatgtttgcacaatatctatctcaagtttgaaagtaatgtgtgaaaaggtttaggacataatggggatgcatggatgaggatggagtgtaaaacttcttaaatggttcacctcttgaaatcatatagaagatgattcaagtgtgtcctttggaatgggcaatgagcaataataaaataagcaaacaaatgataccggatgccactcaatggtcttactccaatctcacaaacaaaaagcggataccggataccaatagatggatttacaccaatctcctaaacaaagaaacaaggatatcGGAAGCCAttagatggacttattccaatctcctaaaacaaaacgaaacttggataccggatgcatcctcacataaacaaacaaaagcaaaacatggatgtcagatgccaatttatctgggcttactctaacctccacagtatggtcctaggaatacaaatgccaaattacacggacttacaattgcatcctcacatacaacaaacaaatgcattaagcaaagataagatgagtggccaatgaaatggtcttatactcacttctatatcataggaacaatggccaataaatggtcttacaattgtcctcaatgggtaaacaacaaagacatgtcataaagacaaatgagatgatcatgcactaatgagcaattaatgatgataaatgcacaaatcatgcaagcagacatgtgtatatgagataagcaatcaatcaatgaagtcattcagcacacactataaccaaacaatcaggctcacacaaaagggttaggcattgaagccaactggaatagggttaatggtgctcttaaccttgccattgaggggctaaggtgaagcagatgaaaggatatgaggggtgtgcctcattgctcttatccctggtcagggagagcatttgaatatcagaaggtgtgggagttcagaaagtaggaactctctccacatattattgactcgatagatcttgggtttggatctcaatgctacaaccatgtaatgggagcaaggagaagactcacagaatagtgggagatagactacatatctcttatatccaccaattgccttatttaaaggacttttcctgcttgggacaaatgtaaacacacacaagcattgcctcttaaggaggacttcagacagttgcctggccaagtaacaggccaggtcttccagactacatgaagaaaagggattatacctcaatgcaaatttctattaaagcaaagcaaagcaagttcttaaaaaactaagcaactaatgatacctgaaaccagtcaaacagaatcagtacacaactcaaagtttaAAGCAAAAGGAGATAGAAATCAACAGTCAACATAATCAGATAAATGAGCAATGCACAATgctcaaagcatatgagccaagcaacctacaaaacaagcaagttagtcatgataaacaaatcaagctcaatcaatttgtaatgatctctttgggtatttgttgcttaacctgaaaaaatgaactcaaacatgagcaacaagaccactaggacaagcctagggtcaaaaagggatgagaaagtcaaaacagcaagtgaaatccaatcaaagtcaagttcaaacaatcaagaaacaaactcaattggttccaagttcatatcatgcatcaacatcatttcataaacaaattaggtcaaagcatagcatatggaagctcatagaagtcaacagcaagactcaactcaaaaccaattataaacaattcaataaatcatcaaataattcatgatcaatcataatccataacatgatatgcatataaaatttcagctcatttggataaagggaagttggtcaatgaaaatcagaaaggcaaggcaagttcaagcatgctcaaagaagtcaaccaaacatgtaccaacttcaataattcatcaatcagtgacaacatatgagaaatgaatgggatcaaaaccatgacaaaaCTTAAaatgtctactaatcacatgtcaaatttcatgtccattcaattaagtatgagaatttcacaaatgatatgggaacatgtgtcacaaaaagtcaacatatgaccaaacaggggagaaaaatctcaaacaattaggaaatgccacaaataattccaataaaaatcacatgtaaactagacatccataggttcattcatgcaaaaattcaagccaatttgagtttaagaagcatggtattgaaaatcatgaaattggacatcaatggtgtgacacaaattgtcacaccctaattcaaaaaatcataactcacaaaccagaaatgataaattcacaaactctataccaaaatcaccatgaatgtgtctagtttaagcacaaacaatttggaagcattggataaagcatcatcatttcacaaatgttttggcaaagtgtacaaaatatgagcacatgtcacaaaccctagcaccatttaaaattcattcatccaaaaattcaggaaaaatcatgattaaaaactagagatccagatgaacaattagcaaaaattctcatgaaatttggattaacaatggttgacttatgatttttgcaagtttgtggatcaaaatgaaatgaatattGCAAAAATAATGATTTAAATAACCAAATAAATAAGGCCGTGGCATATTTGTAATTTTGCTGAacgtttaatgaaacgcagcgtaCTGAGCATAAGCGTGGCAAACAGTGATAGGTCACATGGCAATGAAACAGGGATTACATGCAACGAAAATTTCCAGCGAGCAAAACGATTTTCTGGGTTTGGTTTTAGGGTTTTGCTACAGTATTCATCATCTTGTTCATCATCCTCACCAAATCGTGGAAAATGAATTTACCCAGAAATGAACAACAAGCACATTAATCGAACCAGCCAAGCATAAATAGCACAAATCCAACAACCATTTTCTATGAATCAAGCTATCCAGAACGAATCGAGCAGAAACAACAATGAACAACAAAATTCATTTCAGCATAACTTCCtaattactcaaccatttttGATGATTTAAAGCTTAAAATGCTCATGGCAAGGAGATCTATAAGAAGCATATCATGGTTTTGTAAATAGTGAAAATCGAAAACTCACCAAATCTGCAAAGCAGTGTCGATTCAGGTGTTGTTTGGTTGTTTTGTGATGAAACAGATGTGCAATAAGCTTCCAGAAGGTGAATGGGAGGAGGAATTTGGCTCAACAATCCTTGAAATGACTTCAAACCAAATTTGCCATGGATGAATATTGATGTAGCAGTGCTTGGTAATGGCTTTTCAGTCGAGATTTACCACTTGCAATGAGCTCAAAATGGTGATGAGTGATGAAGCAACTAAACCCTAGCTCGAGTTCTTTGGAGTTTTCagaaaaaatgcaaaatgaagcaaatgagtgtttgagagaaatGAGCTTTTTTTGTTTGTGTAAGAGTGGCTGCTAGGGCTTGGATCAGCAGAAAATGTCaaatatatatgctgtttaagGTTTGCTAATCATGGTTAATGGAAGTGTAAACAAAATTTGCTAATTTTGAAGTGTTTTGCTAATTGACCAATTTTACTTATGTGGCAAGGTGGATGTGTGCAGCTGCGAATTTGGGCTTTAAACATGTCCAAAATGTGTTTTCTGAACCATCTCAATTGGTGGAATGTGGTGGAATTGTTTAATTTGCAAAGTCACTTTTTTACTACACTTGAATTAATTCATGCCACTCCAAAAAttccattttgattggtgagtttttggtgaagtgtgatgacatatttggaaagagggcatcaaatgtgacttgtagcaaaaaatcccacccaatttggccaaatggtttggaagatatggccttgTGAAGTTCAAACAATTTTGAGAaagatttgatcataacttgccaaccataaatgggaactgagtgttcttggactttttggaaatgggagaacaagatcttcaactttcatgttgggcaaaaattcatttgaagcttgtatcatgatgtaattttgaggatcaagactttccatttttggcaaattccaattacaggtcaactttctatttttggaaatttcttgtttgacttcaaattcttccatgatgatgtttgacatgttatatgaggcttatatggacatgaatgagacctctcagaccaattcccaccatccaatcactgattaaatgcacagttgaccaacagttgactttctagggttttgcttgactgaaccatgttctgatgaattccaaaccctaatcccttgagatcttgattccaaatgatgtcacaactcatgtgaactcttgataattgatcatggtgcccaaattcttcaagaatggccatcatccactgtttaatgactgatttgactgtttgactgttgattgcttcagctgcaagtaacaaggttagctgacaatatttttgtacttttggttagcaaacatatgaaaagcaatgatacacaaatgcaatacatgcttggtgatcaagaaccacactcacaagatacccacccactaggagggaagctagggcatgcaatgatccttaaggccatgatatgatatgatatgggccataagggatcttagggccaaaattggggtcttacagatgcccctatttaaggtcattctagtcggagaagtgaagtttagaaatcttcatcttgacgcggtagaatgggcttaaataacagtaatgagacgaattttagtccctaagagacctcatgatgcaaatgtatgcatgcaaaagacacaaattctgtggggaatat from Lathyrus oleraceus cultivar Zhongwan6 chromosome 7, CAAS_Psat_ZW6_1.0, whole genome shotgun sequence encodes the following:
- the LOC127102128 gene encoding kinesin-like protein KIN-14B, whose product is MSALSSPLTSAAKNDGTIALVKSGSEIVKTTPADEYLTVALNDFDPDQYEGHAAISDGANKLLMLVLAVVIKVGASREHEILAEIRDSVFSFIRKMEPKRVMDTMLVSRVRFLYIRSLLARSPGLQSIKVLPVECFLEKANTGRSRSSS